A single region of the Gopherus evgoodei ecotype Sinaloan lineage chromosome 3, rGopEvg1_v1.p, whole genome shotgun sequence genome encodes:
- the TAC3 gene encoding tachykinin-3 has translation MKSPLVLTVLLSLAAAKLCHTYCEGTQEQQTSRGIQTKPSSDLYQLPTALLKRLYDGHRVSYEALLQLAGKDDARPKMPVPSQKRDMHDFFVGLMGKRTPEPDDPTHGNKETSAGFGDLKYPPNAE, from the exons ATGAAAAGCCCCCTGGTGCTGACGGTGCTGCTGTCCTTAGCGGCGGCCAAGCTGTGTCACACCTACTGCGAAGGGACCCAGGAGCAACAGACCAGCAGAGGGATCCAGACAAAG CCGAGCTCAGACCTCTACCAGCTGCCCACGGCCCTGCTCAAGAGACTCTACGATGGCCACCGGGTCTCCTACGAGGCGCTGCTGCAGCTGGCGGGCAAGGACGATGCCC GTCCCAAGATGCCCGTCCCCTCTCAGAAAC GGGACATGCACGACTTCTTTGTCGGCCTCATGGGGAAAAGGACCCCGGAGCCCG ATGACCCCACACACGGGAACAAGGAGACTTCCGCTGGATTTGGTGACCTCAAATATCCCCCAAATGCAGAATGA